A stretch of Lathyrus oleraceus cultivar Zhongwan6 chromosome 6, CAAS_Psat_ZW6_1.0, whole genome shotgun sequence DNA encodes these proteins:
- the LOC127097250 gene encoding probable lysophospholipase BODYGUARD 3 has translation MQMTSVMGKSRIILTMSARFINEAISFLVFCFLDLVDFLLCFLFKSVDMLFDSEFRPCYCSSSAKEAITSGGKILVSEQGGESKIVSLSSTKLMLEDISDTLYSRPSLVSEVSRLTMNELKRLKLEDPILAQSKRGNSRCSSFTVNTTIVEMLQGKIGKHDVHNQIPRWSDCDCKECCSWIQPSSKTTLYVKSQFPTSGESREDVLFIHGFISSSLFWTETLFPNFSSEANSKYRLFAVDLLGFGKSPKPSESLYTLREHLDMIEKSVLEAHKVESFHIVAHSLGSILALALAAKYPQYVKSITLLAPPYYPVPKGEAQATQYVMRQIAPRRVWPPMAFGASLVCWYEHITRMICFLICKNHRLWIFLTRLITRNRVRTFLLEGFFSHTHNAAWHTLHNIICGTAAKLGTYLETVNENRNCKVTIFHGKNDEVIPIECSYDVVKMIPSAELRVIDDKDHITIVVGRQKDFARELEEIWNSTNKS, from the exons aTGCAAATGACTAGTGTAATGGGAAAAAGTAGGATCATCTTAACAATGAGTGCAAGGTTCATCAACGAAGCAATAAGTTTCCTAGTCTTTTGCTTCCTTGACCTAGTTGATTTTCTTCTATGTTTTCTCTTTAAATCGGTCGACATGCTATTCGACTCCGAGTTTAGACCGTGTTATTGTTCTTCTTCGGCTAAGGAAGCAATAACAAGTGGTGGAAAAATCTTGGTTTCTGAACAAGGAGGTGAATCGAAAATCGTTTCGCTTAGTTCGACTAAGTTAATGTTAGAGGATATATCCGACACGCTTTATTCTCGTCCTTCGCTGGTTTCTGAGGTTTCGAGGCTAACCATGAATGAACTTAAAAGATTGAAATTGGAAGATCCTATTCTTGCTCAATCTAAGAGAGGAAACTCACGTTGTTCTAGCTTTACAGTGAATACTACTATCGTTGAAATGCTTCAAGGTAAAATTGGAAAACATGATGTTCATAATCAAATACCTAGATGGTCAGATTGTGATTGTAAAGAATGCTGCTCTTGGATTCAACCTTCTAGTAAAACCACTCTCTATGTTAAGTCTCAATTTCCAACCTCAG GTGAGTCGAGAGAAGATGTGTTGTTTATACATGGATTCATATCATCATCCCTATTTTGGACAGAAACATTGTTCCCAAATTTTTCAAGTGAAGCAAACTCAAAGTATAGGTTATTTGCAGTTGATTTGCTAGGTTTTGGGAAGAGTCCTAAGCCAAGTGAATCACTCTACACATTAAGGGAACATTTAGATATGATAGAGAAATCTGTTTTGGAGGCCCATAAAGTTGAATCTTTCCACATAGTGGCCCATTCGTTGGGATCAATTTTAGCCCTAGCACTTGCAGCTAAATATCCTCAATATGTCAAGTCCATAACTTTGCTTGCCCCA CCCTACTATCCTGTACCTAAGGGTGAAGCGCAAGCGACGCAATATGTGATGAGACAAATCGCGCCGAGGCGCGTTTGGCCACCGATGGCGTTTGGAGCGTCGCTCGTGTGTTGGTATGAACATATAACTAGGATGATCTGTTTCCTCATTTGTAAGAATCATCGTTTGTGGATATTTCTCACCAGACTCATCACTCGTAACAG GGTAAGGACTTTCTTGCTTGAAGGATTCTTTAGTCACACCCATAATGCAGCTTGGCATACACTACACAATATTATATGTGGAACAGCTGCAAAACTTGGAACATATTTGGAAACAGTGAATGAAAATCGAAATTGCAAAGTTACTATATTTCATGGCAAAAATGATGAGGTTATTCCTATTGAGTGTAGCTATGATGTAGTGAAAATGATTCCAAGTGCAGAGCTTAGAGTTATTGATGATAAAGATCATATAACTATTGTTGTTGGAAGACAGAAAGATTTTGCTAgagaattggaagagatttgGAATTCTACAAACAAGAGCTAG